In a single window of the Bacillus clarus genome:
- the pstC gene encoding phosphate ABC transporter permease subunit PstC: MKGKKQINYVKSEYIGRSLVTFCGIFIVFVTLAIIAFICGKGIQSFTQSGISFSEMLTSTKWSPNADEGTYGAVIFIVGSTLVSLGAVVISAPIAIALAIFMNLISPKFGNKVLKPVLELLVGIPSVVYGLLGVTILVPLLRDSFGGVGFSLIAGIIVLSIMILPTIASIASDAIRSVPFDYLEASYGLGSTKWQAISRVIVPAAKQGILTGIVLGLARAFGEALAVQMVIGNTIKLPEGIYSPTATLTGILTMDMTNTLNGTAWNNALWTLAMILLVISFLFILVIRAIGQRGER, translated from the coding sequence ATGAAGGGGAAAAAACAAATTAATTACGTAAAGAGTGAATATATAGGAAGATCACTCGTTACGTTTTGCGGTATTTTTATTGTTTTTGTTACGTTAGCTATTATTGCTTTTATTTGTGGAAAAGGAATTCAATCTTTTACGCAAAGTGGTATCTCATTTTCTGAGATGTTAACATCGACAAAATGGAGTCCGAATGCTGACGAAGGAACCTATGGTGCTGTAATCTTTATTGTAGGTTCGACGCTTGTTTCGTTAGGTGCTGTTGTTATTAGTGCACCAATTGCTATAGCTCTTGCAATATTTATGAATTTAATTTCGCCGAAGTTTGGGAATAAAGTATTAAAGCCTGTTTTAGAATTATTAGTTGGTATTCCGTCAGTTGTATACGGATTATTAGGGGTTACGATCTTAGTTCCTCTATTACGTGATTCGTTTGGGGGAGTGGGCTTTAGTTTAATTGCGGGTATTATTGTACTAAGTATTATGATTTTACCTACTATTGCTAGTATCGCCTCTGATGCAATACGCTCTGTTCCGTTTGATTACTTGGAAGCTTCTTATGGTCTAGGATCGACGAAATGGCAAGCGATTAGCCGAGTTATTGTTCCTGCCGCAAAACAAGGGATTTTAACAGGGATTGTTTTAGGGTTAGCGCGTGCTTTTGGTGAAGCATTGGCAGTTCAAATGGTAATCGGGAACACGATTAAATTACCGGAAGGAATATATAGTCCAACAGCAACGCTAACGGGTATTCTGACAATGGATATGACGAATACATTGAATGGAACTGCTTGGAACAATGCACTATGGACTTTAGCGATGATTTTACTTGTTATTTCATTCCTGTTTATTTTAGTAATTCGAGCGATTGGTCAAAGAGGTGAGCGATAA
- the pstA gene encoding phosphate ABC transporter permease PstA — MNARTVNKVWTGIFYAVAALVVALLFFLVYEILQKGWGFWDPSFLFGEPSNTRAGGGIGPQLFNSFYMLVITLIISIPLGLGAGIYLAEYAKQGRFLSFVRLCIETMASLPSIVVGLFGLLVFVTMTGWGYTVMGGALALTILNLPGLTRVCENAISEVPHNVKEASLGLGATKWQTIVRIIIPSSLPQIITGIILAAGRIFGEAAALIYTAGLTSPILNSAADFSSPAHPLNPFRPAETLAVHIWKLNSEGIIPDAKLIATKSAAVLIIMVLLFNIISRFVASVLHKRFTGTKKSRKTTKKVKAA; from the coding sequence ATGAATGCAAGAACGGTAAATAAAGTTTGGACAGGTATCTTTTATGCGGTTGCAGCTTTAGTTGTAGCTTTGCTTTTTTTCTTAGTGTACGAAATTTTACAAAAGGGATGGGGATTTTGGGATCCTAGTTTCTTATTCGGAGAACCAAGTAATACAAGAGCTGGCGGTGGGATTGGTCCGCAGTTATTCAATTCCTTCTACATGCTTGTTATAACGCTTATTATATCAATTCCTCTTGGATTAGGGGCTGGAATATATTTAGCGGAGTATGCAAAACAAGGTCGTTTTTTAAGTTTTGTTCGCTTATGTATTGAGACAATGGCGTCTTTACCTTCTATTGTTGTTGGACTATTTGGTTTGCTAGTATTTGTTACAATGACAGGCTGGGGATACACAGTAATGGGTGGGGCTCTTGCTTTAACTATTTTGAACTTACCTGGTTTAACACGTGTTTGTGAAAATGCAATTTCTGAAGTTCCTCATAATGTAAAAGAGGCGAGTCTGGGATTAGGGGCAACGAAATGGCAAACAATTGTCCGTATTATTATCCCGTCGTCATTACCACAAATTATTACAGGTATTATTTTAGCGGCAGGACGTATATTTGGTGAAGCTGCGGCATTAATTTACACGGCAGGTTTAACATCACCGATTTTAAATTCTGCAGCAGATTTTTCAAGTCCGGCTCATCCATTAAATCCATTCAGACCAGCCGAAACGCTAGCCGTTCACATTTGGAAATTGAATTCTGAAGGGATTATTCCAGATGCGAAGTTAATTGCAACGAAATCTGCAGCTGTACTAATCATTATGGTATTGCTCTTTAATATCATTTCTCGTTTTGTAGCATCTGTACTGCATAAGCGTTTTACAGGAACGAAAAAAAGTCGTAAAACGACGAAGAAGGTAAAAGCGGCATAA